From a region of the Pongo abelii isolate AG06213 chromosome 9, NHGRI_mPonAbe1-v2.0_pri, whole genome shotgun sequence genome:
- the LOC100447242 gene encoding olfactory receptor 8B3-like, producing MNPGNGSLVTEFILVGLTDQPDLQISLFLLFLIMYVITLTGNLGLVTLIGLNSHLHTPMYFFLFNLSFIDLYYSSVFTPKMLMNFLSEKNVISYKGCMTQLFFFCFFAISECYVLTSMAYDRYVAICNPLLYNIAMSPTVCSSLMFGSYFLSFSGAMTHTGCMLRLTFCEANTINHYFCDILPLLQLSCTSTYISELVVFIVVGINIIVPTVTIFISYGFIFSSILQITSTEGRSKAFSTCSSHIIAVSLFFGSSAFVYFKSSSAGSMDEGKIFSVFYTNTVPLMNPLIYSLRNKDVQLALRKTLSRRKF from the coding sequence ATGAATCCTGGAAATGGCTCTTTGGTGACTGAATTCATTTTGGTGGGGTTAACAGACCAGCCAGATCTCCAAATTTCCCTGTTTTTACTGTTTCTAATAATGTATGTGATCACTCTGACAGGAAATTTGGGCTTGGTAACTCTAATTGGGCTGAATTCACACCttcacacccccatgtacttttttctctttaacttGTCCTTCATAGATCTCTATTATTCTTCTGTGTTTACACCCAAAATGCTAATGAACTTCTTATCAGAGAAGAATGTTATCTCCTACAAGGGGTGCATGacccaacttttctttttctgtttctttgccatTTCTGAATGTTATGTGCTGACATCAATGGCCTATGATCGCTATGTGGCCATCTGTAACCCACTTCTGTATAACATTGCCATGTCTCCTACAGTGTGCTCCAGCCTTATGTTTGGTTCCTACTTCCTGTCCTTTTCTGGGGCCATGACCCACACTGGATGCATGCTGAGACTGACCTTCTGTGAGGCAAACACCATCAATCACTACTTCTGTGACATCCTCCCTCTGCTCCAGCTCTCCTGCACCAGCACGTACATCAGTGAGCTGGTGGTTTTCATTGTGGTGGGCATCAACATCATTGTGCCCACTGTTACCATCTTTATCTCTTATGGCTTCATTTTTTCCAGCATCCTTCAAATCACTTCCACTGAGGGCAGGTCTAAAGCCTTCAGCACCTGCAGTTCCCACATAATTGCTGTTTCTCTGTTCTTTGGGTCAAGTGCATTTGTGTATTTCAAATCATCTTCTGCTGGGTCAATGGATGAGGGAAAaatcttttctgtcttttatacCAATACAGTTCCTTTAATGAATCCCTTAATTTATAGCTTAAGGAACAAAGATGTTCAACTTGCTCTGAGAAAAACCCTTAGTAGGAGAAAGTTTTAA
- the LOC100452378 gene encoding LOW QUALITY PROTEIN: olfactory receptor 8B3-like (The sequence of the model RefSeq protein was modified relative to this genomic sequence to represent the inferred CDS: deleted 1 base in 1 codon), whose product MAPGNGSFVTEFILVGLTHHQPDLQSPLFFLFLVIYVVTLLGNLGLVTLIGLNSNLHTPMYFFLFNLSFIDLCYSSVFTPKMLINLILEKNIISFKGCMTQLFFFWFFFVISECYVLTSMVYDRYVAICNPLLYHIAMSPTVCSSLMFGSYLMAFSGAMAHTGCMLRLTFCDANTIDHYFCDILPLLQLSCTSTYINELVVFIVVGINIIVPTVTIFISYGFILSSILHISSKEGRSKAFSTCSSHIIAVSLFFGSGAFMYLKPSSAGSMDERKLSSVFYTNVVPMLNPLIYSLRNKDVKFALRKALSSRKL is encoded by the exons ATGGCACCTGGAAATGGCTCTTTCGTGACTGAATTCATTCTGGTGGGATTAACACATCATCAGCCAGATCTCCAATCCCCTCTGTTCTTCCTGTTTCTGGTAATCTATGTGGTCACTCTGTTGGGAAACTTGGGCTTGGTAACTCTAATTGGGCTGAACTCAAACCTTCATACCCCCATGTACTTTTTCCTCTTTAACTTGTCCTTCATAGATCTCTGTTATTCTTCTGTGTTTacacccaaaatgctgataaaccTTATTTTGGAGAAGAATATTATCTCCTTCAAGGGGTGCATGacccaacttttctttttctgg tttttttttgtcatttctgaaTGTTATGTGCTGACGTCAATGGTGTACGATCGCTATGTTGCCATCTGTAACCCACTTCTGTATCACATTGCCATGTCTCCTACAGTGTGCTCCAGTCTTATGTTTGGTTCCTATTTGATGGCCTTTTCTGGTGCCATGGCCCACACTGGATGCATGCTGAGACTGACTTTCTGTGATGCGAACACCATCGATCACTACTTCTGTGACATTCTCCCTCTGCTCCAGCTCTCCTGCACCAGCACCTACATCAATGAGCTGGTGGTTTTCATTGTGGTGGGCATCAACATCATTGTGCCCACTGTTACCATCTTTATCTCTTATGGTtttatcctctccagcatcctcCATATCAGTTCCAAGGAGGGCAGGTCCAAAGCTTTCagcacttgcagttcccacataATTGCTGTTTCTCTGTTCTTTGGATCAGGTGCATTTATGTATCTCAAACCATCTTCTGCTGGGTCCATGGATGAGAGAAAATTATCTTCTGTCTTTTATACAAATGTAGTTCCCATGTTGAATCCCTTAATCTACAGCCTGAGGAACAAAGATGTTAAATTTGCCCTAAGAAAAGCCCTGAGTAGTAGGAAACTTTGA
- the LOC100452756 gene encoding olfactory receptor 143-like: MAVENDSSVTEFILLGLTDQPELQLPLFFLFLVNYMTTMVGNLSLINLICLNSHLHTPMYFFLFNLSFIDLCYSFVFTPKMLMSFISERNIISFPGCITQLFFFCFFVHSECYVLTATAYDRYVAICKPLLYIVTMSPQICSLLMLGSYVMGFAGAMVHTECMMKLIFCGSNIINHYMCDIFPLLQLSCSSTYANELVMSVIVGTAVIVSSLIILISYALILFNILHMSSAEGWFKAIGTCGSHIITVGLFYGFGLITHVKLSSDWSMGQGKFLSVFYTNVVPMLNPSFIASGTRMSNLL; the protein is encoded by the coding sequence ATGGCTGTGGAAAATGACTCTTCAGTGACAGAGTTTATTCTTTTGGGATTAACAGATCAGCCTGAGCTCCAATTGCCCCTGTTTTTCCTGTTCTTGGTGAACTATATGACCACCATGGTGGGCAACTTGAGTTTAATTAATCTAATTTGCCTGAATTCACACCTTCACACTcccatgtattttttccttttcaatctgtCCTTCATTGACCTCTGTTATTCATTTGTCTTTACCCCCAAAATGCTGATGAGCTTTATTTCAGAGAGGAACATCATCTCCTTTCCAGGATGCATAACTCAgctctttttcttctgcttttttgtcCACTCTGAGTGCTATGTGCTGACAGCCACGGCCTATGATCGCTATGTGGCCATCTGCAAACCCCTTCTGTACATCGTCACCATGTCCCCTCAGATCTGTTCTCTGCTGATGCTTGGTTCATATGTGATGGGGTTTGCTGGGGCCATGGTCCACACAGAGTGCATGATGAAGCTCATCTTTTGTGGCTCCAACATCATCAACCATTACATGTGTGACATCTTCCCACTGCTCCAGCTCTCCTGCAGCAGCACCTATGCCAATGAGCTGGTGATGTCGGTTATTGTAGGCACAGCTGTTATAGTATCAAGCCTCATTATCTTAATCTCTTATGCTTTGATTCTTTTCAACATCCTTCACATGTCCTCAGCCGAGGGTTGGTTCAAAGCCATCGGTACCTGTGGCTCCCACATAATAACTGTTGGCCTATTCTATGGATTTGGGCTGATCACTCATGTTAAGTTATCATCTGATTGGTCTATGGGTCAGGGGAAGTTTCTCTCAGTGTTTTACACGAATGTGGTACCCATGCTGAACCCCTCATTTATAGCCTCAGGAACAAGGATGTCAAACTTGCTCtaa